The Malus domestica chromosome 13, GDT2T_hap1 genome includes a window with the following:
- the LOC139190941 gene encoding uncharacterized protein: MNAYTIHLVAKVDLVKYIMSKLVLIGRLAKWALFLNQYEIIYVPAKAVKGQALADFLTDHPIPADWKISDDLPNEEVFYIDIFPTWMMFFDGSARADGVGVGVVFMSPHRQILPYSFQLSKLCSNNVAEYQALIIGLQMAINMGITALEVFGDSKLIINQLLTTYEVRKYDLIPYFRLATQLLQKLETVTLEHVPRKENQIADALATLSSSMTLGKSKTADVPVYQRWMIPLVTEMILDDTNVISVLPVDAEEWRQQQIDYLKHGKLRDDPRHRSEIRRRAPRFLYYKETLCRRSFE; the protein is encoded by the coding sequence ATGAATGCGTACACCATCCACCTAGTTGCTAAAGTTGACCTAGTCAAATACATCATGTCCAAACTAGTCTTAAtagggcgactagctaaatgggcgttgTTTCtgaatcaatacgagatcatctacgtcccagctaaggccgtcaagggacaagcgctagcagaTTTCCTTACcgatcatccaatcccagccgattggaaaatctcagacgacttgcctaatgaggaggtgttctacatcgacatcttcccGACATGGATGATGTTCTTtgacggatctgcacgagcagatGGAGTGGGGgtaggagtagtattcatgtcgccacataGGCAAATATTACCTTATTCCTTCCAACTAAGCAAACTATGCTCCAataacgtcgctgagtaccaagcactgatcatcgggctccaaatggcgatcaacatgggaatcacagcccttgaggtatttggcgactccaagctcataatcaatcaactcttaactacatatgaggtgaggaaataTGATCTCATCCCATACTTCCGACTGGCAACCCAACTGCTACAAAAGTTGGAGACTGTGACACTAGAACATgtaccaagaaaagaaaatcaaatcgCAGATGCTCTCGCTACCCTATCCTCGAGTATGACACTAGGAAAAAGCAAAACTGCAGACGTGCCAGTTTACCAAAGATGGATGATCCCGCTAGTTACTGAAATGATATTGGATGATACAAACGTCATCTCGGTACTTCCAGTCGACGCTGAAGAGTGGAGACAGCAGCAGATCGACTACTTGAAGCATGGAAAGCTTCGAGatgatcctagacaccgctctgaaatacgtcgacgagcacctcgattcctctactacaaagaaacactctgcCGACGCTCTTTTgaatga